One window of Dyadobacter sandarakinus genomic DNA carries:
- a CDS encoding phytoene/squalene synthase family protein, with the protein MKALFDSLSTSCSKTTTQLYSTSFSLGIYFLKSKFHHPIYGIYGFVRLADEIVDSFHGYRQQELMEQIRRETEQAIANKISINPILNSYQHVVHKYKIEWELTDTFLKSMEMDLLHKDHTPDSYKEYILGSAEVVGLMCLRVFSEGNEALYAELKPYAMKLGSAFQKVNFLRDLKADYQTLGRTYFPGVNFSQFSAREKELIQQEIEDDFEEALVGIRKLPAGSRRGVYLAYYYYKKLFLRIKETPAEKVMNARIRIPDYDKFGMMFRCLVRHQFDLL; encoded by the coding sequence ATGAAGGCACTTTTTGACAGTTTATCAACCTCCTGCAGCAAAACCACGACACAGCTTTACAGTACCTCATTTTCGCTCGGCATCTACTTTTTAAAAAGTAAGTTTCACCACCCTATTTATGGCATTTACGGGTTTGTAAGGTTGGCAGACGAGATCGTGGACAGCTTCCACGGCTACCGGCAGCAGGAGTTAATGGAGCAGATCAGGCGGGAAACCGAGCAGGCAATTGCCAACAAAATCAGCATTAACCCCATTCTCAACAGCTACCAGCATGTGGTGCACAAGTACAAAATTGAATGGGAACTGACCGACACGTTTCTGAAAAGCATGGAGATGGACCTGCTTCACAAAGATCACACGCCTGATTCCTACAAGGAGTACATACTCGGTTCGGCGGAAGTGGTGGGACTGATGTGCCTGCGGGTATTCAGCGAAGGGAACGAAGCGCTTTATGCAGAACTGAAACCTTACGCCATGAAGCTGGGATCGGCCTTTCAGAAGGTCAACTTCCTCCGCGATCTCAAGGCCGACTACCAGACACTGGGACGCACCTACTTTCCGGGCGTTAATTTCAGCCAGTTTTCCGCCAGGGAAAAAGAGCTGATTCAGCAGGAGATTGAGGACGACTTCGAGGAGGCTCTGGTGGGGATCAGAAAATTGCCAGCGGGGTCGAGACGAGGCGTATACCTGGCTTATTACTATTATAAAAAACTTTTCCTGAGAATCAAGGAAACGCCGGCGGAAAAGGTAATGAACGCCCGCATCCGTATTCCGGACTATGACAAGTTCGGGATGATGTTCCGGTGTTTGGTAAGGCACCAGTTTGATCTTTTATAA
- the idi gene encoding isopentenyl-diphosphate Delta-isomerase yields the protein MSDQVVLVNEEDEAIGLMPKLEAHQKGVLHRAFSVFVFNSKGEMLLQRRAFGKYHSEGLWSNTCCSHPLDGETTYLGAVRRLREEMGITAELNFLFTFQYRASLENGLTEHELDHVFWGVTDDLPELNPEEASDFRYLTTSEIRADVAANPGAYTEWFKICLSEVLDKIPLP from the coding sequence ATGTCTGACCAGGTAGTACTAGTGAATGAAGAAGACGAGGCGATCGGGCTGATGCCCAAGCTGGAAGCCCATCAGAAAGGAGTCCTGCACCGCGCCTTCTCTGTATTTGTTTTTAATTCAAAAGGTGAAATGCTGCTGCAAAGAAGGGCTTTCGGCAAGTATCATTCGGAAGGACTCTGGTCCAATACGTGTTGCAGCCACCCGCTGGACGGCGAAACCACCTACCTCGGCGCCGTGCGCCGGCTGCGTGAGGAAATGGGCATTACTGCTGAACTGAATTTTCTTTTTACTTTTCAATACAGGGCGTCGCTGGAAAACGGACTCACGGAGCACGAGCTCGATCATGTTTTCTGGGGTGTTACAGACGACCTGCCGGAGCTGAATCCCGAGGAAGCTTCGGATTTCAGGTATCTGACGACCAGTGAGATCCGTGCTGACGTAGCTGCAAATCCCGGCGCTTACACCGAATGGTTTAAGATTTGTCTCTCAGAGGTGCTGGACAAAATCCCCCTGCCCTGA
- a CDS encoding sterol desaturase family protein: METWIINTAIVLAAFVGMEVVAWLAHKYLMHGALWFLHHDHHQRDDGDFFEKNDYFFVLFAIPGILALLSGLRGGVNPLFWIGLGITLYGFTYFLVHDIFIHQRFKMFRKTESVYLKAIRRAHKMHHKHLGKHDGECFGMLWVPLKYFREARNNAAR, encoded by the coding sequence ATGGAAACCTGGATCATTAACACAGCGATTGTACTGGCCGCATTCGTGGGTATGGAAGTTGTAGCCTGGCTGGCACACAAGTACCTGATGCATGGCGCACTTTGGTTTTTGCATCACGACCATCACCAGCGCGACGACGGTGATTTCTTTGAAAAAAACGACTACTTTTTCGTGCTTTTCGCCATTCCGGGCATCCTGGCCCTACTTTCTGGCCTGCGCGGCGGTGTCAATCCGCTTTTCTGGATAGGCCTGGGGATTACCTTGTATGGTTTTACGTACTTCCTGGTACACGACATTTTTATTCACCAGCGCTTCAAAATGTTTCGCAAGACGGAATCAGTATACCTGAAAGCCATACGCCGCGCGCACAAGATGCACCACAAGCACCTCGGCAAGCACGACGGCGAATGCTTCGGAATGTTGTGGGTGCCGCTTAAATATTTCAGGGAAGCCCGTAACAATGC